A single Pangasianodon hypophthalmus isolate fPanHyp1 chromosome 27, fPanHyp1.pri, whole genome shotgun sequence DNA region contains:
- the LOC113524239 gene encoding serine/threonine-protein kinase/endoribonuclease IRE1 yields the protein MQRMAEEQRCAAFIDDMRDELIQKFHSVMRLADKLLQMKHIDQEAYADISVQSTNQNKMRELYKSLNNAASKAAFYEALRHLDFYLFKDLEEKYSRKGSQRADNETGTNLKERWQKNSKKHRTKFEDLLKDPELESLGNGKLFLCAKSEYKIGSGAEGTHVYIGMRDDGTEVAVKRMIKDNHKQLKDEMNILRDPKLEHKNIVKYLDFTEDRHFDYLCLQLCEYDFEDYKKTKELDQDALKKVTNEVLLGLQALHNAGIIHRDLKPSNILIDVEGNVRLADFGISRFVNQGASTVHTSRAGTRGWEATEVKGKADGRCGYKTSTDIQVAGMLGYYILSGGNHPFGTSYEVEDNIRKGNYQLDERTDVEAKDLIEKMIAHEPQDRLSVKEAVEHPYFWNDDGRDSFLRIIGDNEAVQNYKAPDAKLLEAVGKYKKFSEWKSKITDLQKREINIRDDLLGLLRFLRNRLVHQQAKFYENNMYKDLFPEFYISANQLAKDMGWK from the exons ATGCAAAGGATGGCTGAAGAACAACGCT GTGCTGCCTTTATTGATGACATGAGGGACGAGCTTATCCAGAAATTTCACTCAGTGATGCGTCTGGCTGATAAGCTGTTGCAAATGAAGCATATCGATCAAGAGGCCTATGCAGATATTTCTGTACAAAGTACCAACCAAAATAAGATGAGAGAACTCTATAAGTCGTTAAACAACGCAGCAAGCAAAGCTGCATTTTATGAAGCCCTGCGCCACTTAGATTTTTACCTCTTTAAGGACCTGGAGGAGAAATACAGCAGAAAAG GCTCACAGAGAGCGGATAATGAAACCGGCACGAATCTTAAAGAACGATggcaaaaaaacagcaaaaaacatAGAACCAAATTTGAGGACCTCCTCAAAGATCCTGAACTGGAGAGCCTAGGAAACGGGAAACTTTTCCTGTGTGCAAAGAGTGAATACAAGATAGGAAGTGGAGCAGAAGGAACCCATGTATATATAGGAATGAGGGATGATGGTACTGAGGTAGCAGTTAAACGAATGATCAAGGATAACCATAAACAGCTGAAGGATGAGATGAACATACTGCGAGACCCAAAGCTGGAGCACAAGAACATCGTGAAATATCTAGATTTCACAGAAGACCGGCATTTTGATTACCTCTGTCTCCAACTCTGTGAGTATGATTTTGAAGActacaagaaaacaaaagaactggacCAGGATGCTTTGAAGAAAGTGACAAACGAAGTGCTTCTTGGATTGCAAGCCCTCCACAATGCTGGTATCATCCACCGAGACTTAAAACCCAGCAATATTTTaattg ATGTAGAAGGAAACGTGAGATTAGCTGACTTTGGAATAAGCCGCTTTGTAAACCAAGGTGCAAGCACGGTGCACACCTCAAGAGCCGGTACCCGAGGCTGGGAGGCGACAGAGGTGAAAGGGAAGGCAGATGGAAGGTGTGGATACAAAACAAGCACCGACATTCAG GTGGCTGGAATGTTGGGGTATTACATCCTCTCTGGCGGTAATCATCCTTTCGGCACATCTTATGAAGTAGAAGATAATATTCGGAAAGGAAATTACCAACTGGATGAAAGAACTGATGTGGAAGCAAAAGATCTGATTGAGAAAATGATTGCACATGAACCACAAGACAGGCTGAGTGTCAAAGAGGCAGTAGAGCATCCTTATTTCTGGAACGATGATGG GAGAGATTCATTTTTGAGAATCATCGGCGACAACGAAGCCGTCCAGAATTACAAAGCACCAGATGCTAAGCTTCTTGAAGCTGTGGGAAAATACAAAAAGTTTTCTGAATGGAAATCTaag attacagatttACAAAAACGTGAAATAAACATTCGAGATGATTTACTTGGCCTGCTGCGTTTTCTGCGTAACAGATTGGTGCATCA ACAAGCCAAATTCTATGAAAACAACATGTATAAGGATTTGTTTCCAGAATTCTATATCAGCGCAAACCAGTTGGCCAAAGATATGGGTTGGAAATAG
- the brwd3 gene encoding bromodomain and WD repeat-containing protein 3 has product MASEPCSQIEAELYFLIVRFLQSGPCKKSAQTLQEELEEYEIIPERWSWDGKRYKRNFQDWVALNQHIPADYLLRVCEQLCPLVDAHVPPSVPGLRSLLGSGRQSLLRTAKSSSHTVWTGSAVAALHRGRPPEPPINFPKPPNIVSIMGGRQATGVARLGHALPSCTYQHMKMHRRILGHLSSVYCVAFDRTGRRIFTGSDDCLVKIWATDNGRLLATLRGHAAEISDMAVNYENTLIASASCDKVIRVWCLRTCAPITVLQAHTASITSIQFSPSSFGSTRYLASTGADGMVCFWQWNSITMKFSDRPVKFAERSRPGVQISCCSFSTGGMFLATGGTDHVLRVYYLGGETPVKLSDLDSHTDKVVAVQFCNNSDSLRFVSGSRDGTARIWHYQQQEWKSVMLDMSTKLPGSSAASGEDKTTKLVVTMVAWDRSDRTVVTAVSNLLLKVWSPTNGQLLHVLSGHDDEVFVLEPHPFDWRIMLSAGHDGNIYIWDLSKGNKIRNFFNMIEGQGHGAVFDCKFSADGQHFACTDSHGHLLIFGFGCSQTYEKIPDQMFFHTDFRPLIRDSNNYVLDEQTQQAPHLMPPPFLVDVDGNPHPPRFQRLVPGRENCKEEQLVPQLGYMANGDGEVVEQVIGQQTADEGQEESPLDSLIRQLQHQQDERLNSGNQAAGGEAADGPLSPPNVGLRRSGQVEGVRQMHNNAPRSQMATERDLLAWSRRVVVNEIPSGVFRIMEESRLAKGEMERSLYNMERKKKPVHTTRTEPVDVSVRSLRRPQRKPQQKRHTYHTRSARERRRARTLTNTREDSLSESDSEAEQEEDQNENSDASSEGDAQWENASSSSDSSSEYSDWTADAGINLQPPKRPIRRPARIAGSSSSEDEGEGRREGEERRKKKKEEEEEKKKKPKQTKQKTVPAGELEEWLPPPWIMETIPRRSPFLPQMGDELIYFRQGHQAYVRAVRRAKVYSINPQKQPWNKLNLRDQECVKVVGIKYEVGPPTLCCLKLAFLDPLSGKMTGESFSLKYHDMPDVIDFLVLQQFYNEAKERNWQPGQRFRSIIDDAWWFGSVESQQPYQPEYPDSLFQCYVVRWDNGEREKMSPWDMEPIPDEAPLPDEVGDSVPVTEEELQSLLYQPQDGEWGAHTRDEECERVINAIDQLFTLDIAKAFSCPVDLRDYPLYCTVIAYPTDLSTIRLRLVHRFYRRISALMWEVRYIEHNARTFNEPHSPIVTAAKAVTDVLLRFIGDQSCTDILELYNKVKTELSSAAEEEEDVDIDSDTPGTSTGQKRSGQSSQKRGVVLDVRAWYGQCKELLRRMIASSDSEPFRQPVDLFTYPDYRDIIDTPMDLGTVMETLVGGNYENPMEFSKDVRLIFSNSKAYTPNKKSRIYSMTLSLSAFFEHQIISIISDYKVAIQNQRRCQQRLSYSKRLQNSVPESPKGKPKSVKKTKTPPQPNRTRSRRPSEDSNLVLEDEDSQPSSSSLSASTSSGQPASNRVTRSRALSKRADAHCNGPLTNGGRRSRRQPGQGDTSDSESSESSSSSSSSSSSSSSSSSSSSESEVNDADVASFAEGGDHDYSKASRLSLARRSKMAAASFAANAKRKRRGQEEERTECLKRARREQTPVQAAQSEDEDEDEDEDEENEEVEEEEPEGEEEGEEEEQEEGEEQEEGEEEEEEEEGEEPEEEEEEEEEEEEEETSPQPQLPARGQRSSQRTVKAGRVNTRNQGRRTVVYNDDSDDDAPAADPLNLGTSRSGRIRRMTERARVSHLMGWSH; this is encoded by the exons ATGGCGTCGGAACCGTGTTCACAGATTGAAGCCG AACTCTATTTCCTGATTGTCAGATTTCTTCAATCGGGACCGTGCAAAAAATCGGCACAg ACTctgcaggaggagctggaagagTATGAG ATCATCCCGGAGCGCTGGAGCTGGGACGGAAAACGGTACAAGAGAAACTTCCAGGATTGG gtggcaCTGAATCAGCACATCCCAGCAGATTACctgttgcgtgtgtgtgagcagttgTGTCCGTTGGTGGACGCACACGTCCCTCCGAGCGTCCCCGGACTCCGCAGTCTGCTGGGGAGCGGCCGACAGTCTCTACTGCGTACTGCcaaga GTTCTTCTCACACAGTATGGACGGGTTCTGCTGTAGCTGCTCTGCACAGGGGGCGGCCCCCCGAACCGCCAATCAACTTCCCCAAACCGCCAAATATTG TGTCAATCATGGGCGGTCGCCAGGCAACCGGGGTGGCCCGCTTGGGTCACGCCCTCCCATCCTGCACCTACCAGCACATGAAGATGCACAGGAGGATTCTGGGACACCTGTCCTCGGTGTACTGCGTGGCCTTCGACCGAACGGGCCGCCGTATCTTTACG ggTTCGGACGACTGCCTGGTGAAGATCTGGGCGACAGACAACGGGCGTCTCTTGGCGACGCTGCGCGGCCACGCGGCCGAGATCTCCGACATGGCGGTGAATTACGAGAACACGCTCATCGCTTCCGCCAGCTGTGACAAGGTCATCCGTGTGTGGTGCCTCCGAACCTGCGCGCCCATCACTGTCCTACAGGCGCACACCgcctccatcacctccatacag TTCTCTCCATCGTCTTTCGGTTCTACGCGCTATCTGGCCTCGACAGGAGCCGACGGCATGGTCTGCTTCTGGCAGTGGAACAGCATCACCATGAAATTctc TGACAGGCCAGTGAAGTTCGCCGAGCGGTCTCGTCCCGGGGTTCAAATATCCTGCTGCTCCTTCAGTACCG GTGGGATGTTTCTGGCCACTGGAGGGACGGATCATGTGCTCAGGGTGTATTACCTGGGTGGTGAGACACCTGTGAAGTTGTCAGACCTGGACTCGCACACG GATAAGGTGGTTGCCGTGCAGTTCTGCAACAACAGCGACAG TCTACGCTTTGTGAGCGGCAGTCGGGACGGAACGGCGCGGATCTGGCACTACCAGCAGCAGGAGTGGAAGAGCGTCATGCTAGACATGAGCACCAAACTGCCGGG gaGCTCCGCAGCATCAGGAGAGGACAAGACCACCAAGTTGGTGGTTACCATGGTAGCATGGGACCGCAGTGACCGAACAGTCGTTACTGCCGTCTCCAACTTACTCCTCAAAGTCTGGAGCCCCACAAATGGCCAGCTGCTACACGTgctctcg GGTCACGACGATGAGGTCTTTGTCCTGGAGCCCCACCCCTTCGACTGGCGCATCATGCTGTCGGCCGGCCACGACGGCAACATCTACATCTGGGACCTCAGCAAAGGCAACAAAATTCGGAACTTCTTCAACATG attgAAGGTCAGGGTCACGGAGCGGTGTTCGACTGCAAGTTCTCGGCTGACGGTCAGCACTTTGCCTGCACAGACTCGCACGGGCATCTGCTCATCTTCGGCTTCGGCTGCAGCCAAACCTACGAGAAG ATTCCAGATCAGATGTTCTTCCATACAGATTTCCGGCCGTTGATCCGGGACTCCAATAACTACGTCCTGGATGAGCAGACGCAGCAGGCGCCGCACCTCATGCCTCCGCCGTTCCTTGTGGACGTGGACGGGAATCCGCACCCTCCGAGATTCCAGCGCCTCGTACCCGGCCGAGAGAACTGCAAGGAGGAGCAGCTGGTGCCTCAGCTAGGCTACATGGCTAACG GTGACGGAGAGGTGGTGGAGCAGGTGATTGGCCAGCAGACGGCAGATGAGGGTCAGGAAGAGAGCCCATTGGACAGCTTGATCCGGCAACTTCAGCACCAGCAGGATGAGAGACTCAACTCAGGAAACCAGGCTGCAG GTGGTGAAGCAGCAGACGGTCCTCTGTCGCCCCCTAACGTCGGCCTGCGCAGGAGCGGTCAGGTGGAAGGGGTTCGACAGATGCACAACAACGCCCCCCGCAGTCAGATGGCCACGGAGAGAGACCTGCTCGCGTGGAGCCGCCGTGTGGTCGTTAACGAAATCCCCTCAGGAGTGTTCAG gataATGGAGGAGAGTCGACTGGCTAAAGGAGAAATGGAGCGATCTCTCTACAACatggagaggaagaaaaaaccTGTCCATACTACTAGA ACGGAGCCGGTTGACGTTTCGGTGCGCTCTCTGCGGAGACCTCAGAGAAAACCGCAGCAGAAACGACACACGTATCACACGCGGTCAGCGCGGGAAAGGAGGCGCGCACGCACGCTCACCAACACGCGTGAGGACAGCCTCAGCGAATCAGACAGCGAGGCAGAG caggagGAGGATCAGAACGAGAACAGTGACGCATCCTCTGAAGGTGACGCTCAGTGGGAGAACGCCAGCAGCTCAAG TGACTCCTCCAGCGAGTATTCTGATTGGACGGCAGACGCAGGTATCAACCTCCAGCCGCCCAAACGACCAATCAGGAGGCCGGCTCGTATCGCCGGGAGCAGCAGCTCGGAGGACGAAGGCGAGGGGCGGAGAGAAGGGGAGGAGCGTcgcaagaagaagaaggaggaggaggaggagaagaaaaagaaacccAAACAAACTAAACAGAAG acGGTTCCTGCCGGTGAGCTTGAAGAGTGGCTTCCCCCGCCCTGGATAATGGAGACGATACCCAGGCGATCTCCATTCCTACCTCAGATGGGGGacgag ttgATATATTTCCGGCAGGGTCACCAGGCGTATGTGCGGGCGGTGCGTCGTGCCAAAGTCTACAGCATTAACCCTCAGAAACAGCCCTGGAACAAACTGAACCtcagg gatcaggagtgtgtgaaggtggTGGGTATAAAGTATGAGGTGGGTCCTCCCACACTCTGCTGCCTCAAACTGGCCTTCCTGGACCCGCTCTCAGGGAAGATGACCGGCGAGTCCTTCAGCTTGaa gtatcATGACATGCCTGATGTCATTGATTTTCTGGTGCTACAACAGTTTTACAACGAGGCCAAAGAACGCAACTGGCAACCGG gtcagcGTTTCAGAAGTATTATAGACGACGCCTGGTGGTTTGGATCAGTGGAAAGTCAGCAGCCGTACCAGCCGGAGTATCCAGACAGCCTTTTCCAGTGTTACGttgtcag gTGGGACAacggtgagagagagaaaatgagccCATGGGACATGGAGCCCATACCTGATGAAG CTCCACTTCCGGACGAGGTCGGCGACAGCGTCCCGGTAACGGAGGAGGAGCTTCAGTCGCTGCTGTACCAACCGCAGGACGGAGAGTggggcgcacacacacgcgacgaagagtgtgagagagtcaTCAACGCCATAGACCAGCTTTTCACACTgg acataGCGAAGGCGTTCTCCTGTCCAGTGGATCTGAGGGATTATCCTCTGTACTGCACTGTGATAGCGTATCCCACTGACCTCAGTACAATCAGACTGAGACTGGTACACCGcttctacag GAGGATTTCAGCGCTGATGTGGGAGGTTCGTTACATCGAGCACAATGCCAGAACGTTTAACGAGCCGCACAGCCCCATCGTCACGGCGGCTAAAGCAGTCACTGACGTCCTGCTGCGCTTTATTGG ggATCAGAGCTGTACTGATATCCTGGAGCTGTACAATAAGGTCAAGACGGAGCTCAGCAGTGCTGCTGAAGAAGag gaggaTGTTGATATCGACTCCGACACTCCAGGCACGTCGACTGGCCAGAAG CGGTCCGGTCAGTCGTCTCAGAAGCGGGGCGTGGTGCTGGACGTGCGAGCGTGGTACGGTCAGTGTAAAGAGCTGCTCAGGAGGATGATCGCCAGCTCAGACTCCGAACCCTTCCGCCAACCCGTGGACCTCTTCACCTACCCG GACTACAGAGACATCATAGACACGCCGATGGACCTGGGAACGGTCATGGAGACTCTGGTGGGGGGGAATTATGAGAATCCCATGGAGTTCTCCAAAGACGTCCGGCTCATCTTCAGCAACTCCAAAGCGTACACGCCCAACAAGAAGTCCCGG ATTTACAGCATGACTCTGAGTTTGTCTGCGTTCTTCGAGCACCAGATCATCTCCATCATCTCAGATTACAAAGTGGCCATCCAGAATCAGAGACGCTGCCAGCAGAGACTCAGCTACAGCAAGAGACTGCAAAACTCGGTGCCAgagag ccCCAAAGGGAAGCCCAAGTCAGTGAAGAAAACTAAAACTCCCCCGCAGCCCAACAGGACCCGCTCACGGCGgccctctgaag ATTCGAACCTCGTGCTTGAGGATGAAGACAGTCAGCCTTCATCTTCCTCCCTGTCAGCATCGACATCGTCAGGGCAACCGGCGAGTAACAGAGTCACGCGCAGCAGAGCTCTGAGCAAGAGAGCAG atGCTCACTGCAACGGGCCACTGACTAACGGAGGTCGAAGGTCACGCAGACAACCGGGACAGGGAGACACTTCAGACTCAGAGAGCTCGGAATCTTCATCGTCGTCGTCgtcttcatcctcttcctcctcgtcTTCGTCGTCCTCTTCCTCTGAGAGCGAAGTGAACGACGCCGACGTGGCCAGCTTCGCCGAAGGCGGAGACCACGACTACAGCAAAGCGTCGCGTCTCTCTCTGGCACGCAGAAGCAAGATGGCTGCCGCTAGCTTTGCTGCTAACGCCAAACGGAAAAGAAGAGGGCAAGAAGAGGAAAGGACTGAGTGCCTCAAACGTGCGCGTAGGGAACAGACGCCGGTCCAGGCGGCCCAGAGCGAGGATGAGGACGAGGACGAAGATGAGGACGAGGAAAACGAAGAGGTAGAAGAGGAGGAGCCTGAGGGAGAGGAAGAaggggaagaagaagaacaagaagaaggggaagaacaagaagaaggggaggaagaagaagaagaagaagaaggggaagagccagaagaagaggaagaagaagaagaggaggaggaggaagaggaaacgAGTCCACAACCTCAGCTTCCTgccagaggtcaaaggtcaagtCAGAGGACAGTGAAAGCGGGGCGTGTAAACACCCGTAACCAAGGGAGACGGACCGTAGTCTATAACGACGACTCGGATGACGATGCGCCCGCCGCTGACCCGCTCAATCTGGGCACGTCGCGTTCCGGAAGGATCCGCCGCATGACCGAGCGAGCCAGGGTCAGCCATCTGATGGGCTGGTCacactga